Proteins encoded by one window of Vitis vinifera cultivar Pinot Noir 40024 chromosome 10, ASM3070453v1:
- the LOC132254513 gene encoding NADH-ubiquinone oxidoreductase chain 4-like, which yields MLEHFCECYSDLSGPIPCPMLGSITPLFIPNSRIRPIRLIGLCASLITFLYPPVPRIQFDPSTATSQFVESLRWLPYENINLYLGIDGISLFFVILTTFLIPICISVGWSGMRSYGKEYITASLIHEFLMIAVFRMLDPLLFYVLPESVPIPMLCGAEYLLFAGIKLFLCRGLVQ from the coding sequence ATGTTAGAACATTTCTGTGAATGCTATTCCGATCTAAGTGGTCCTATTCCGTGTCCCATGCTAGGAAGCATTACTCCTCTTTTCATTCCAAATTCAAGAATACGACCGATACGATTGATTGGTCTGTGCGCCTCTCTAATTACTTTTTTGTATCCCCCTGTTCCTCGGATACAATTCGATCCTTCTACGGCCACATCTCAATTTGTGGAAAGCCTTCGATGGCTTCCTTATGAAAACATCAATCTTTATTTGGGTATAGACGGTATCTCTTTATTCTTCGTGATATTGACCACATTTCTGATCCCTATTTGCATTTCAGTGGGTTGGTCTGGTATGAGAAGTTATGGGAAAGAGTATATTACAGCATCTCtaattcatgaatttttaatgaTCGCCGTGTTCCGCATGCTGGATCCTCTACTATTCTATGTTCTTCCCGAAAGCGTGCCAATCCCTATGTTGTGCGGAGCTGAGTATCTTCTATTCGCTGGGATAAAGCTTTTCCTCTGCAGGGGCCTTGTGCAGTAA